GCGGCTTTCGGAGTCGAAGGACGCTGTTCGCAGGCGCCGGGAGTGTCTTGCGCCGGGTTGCGGGAAGCGGTTTACGACGTATGAGCGGCGGGAGCCCATTCGGCTGGTGGTGCTGAAGCGTGACGGGGGCAAGGAGGCTTTTGACCGGGAGAAGTTGTTCTCCGGGATGATGAAGGCCTGTGCAAAGCAGCGGGTCTCCGGGGAGCAGGTCGAGGATCTTGTAGATGAGATCGAGGCCGAGCTTCGTGAGAGGCGCCGGCACGAGGTAACGTCGCGGCGGCTGGGTGATATGGTACTTGTCCGCCTCAGGCGGCTGGACATGGTCGCGTACCTCAGGTTCGCCTCCGTCTACAGGCAGTACACCGATGTGGATCAGTTCCGCTCGGAGCTGGTGAGGCTTGCGTCCGTCGGGGAGAGGTAAAAGTTTCCGGCTGGTGGCGCGGCGGCAGTCTGGTATTGGTTACAGATAAGTACAGCGGTAAAATCAGGGAGGAAAGAAGTAGTGGATTTGGATCGGAGCAAGGTGTCGGGGCGTCTTACGGATATCGACCTTTCGGATAATGCGAAGGCGGTCCTCGCCCGGCGTTACCTTATAAAGAACGAGCAGGGCGAGGTTCTCGAAGCGCCCATAGACATGTTCCGGCGCGTGGCGTCGAACATCGCCGAGGGCGAATACCGTTTCAAGGAGGCTAGCGGCCTGACGGACGACGAGGCGCGGGCTCTCTACGAGCGCTCAAACGAGGAC
This sequence is a window from Rubrobacter indicoceani. Protein-coding genes within it:
- the nrdR gene encoding transcriptional regulator NrdR — protein: MQCPYCDHEDTKVIDSRLSESKDAVRRRRECLAPGCGKRFTTYERREPIRLVVLKRDGGKEAFDREKLFSGMMKACAKQRVSGEQVEDLVDEIEAELRERRRHEVTSRRLGDMVLVRLRRLDMVAYLRFASVYRQYTDVDQFRSELVRLASVGER